In one window of Bemisia tabaci chromosome 6, PGI_BMITA_v3 DNA:
- the LOC109041325 gene encoding uncharacterized protein produces MIRDESGQVKEGNQLTRLQQIRRGPKTGPTPRRTTQERREKRLKGTHLNRRAQTQNPAPETTKAPEADAAKKGHEDEKVKPEHEAEKGNATTTAAPTKDSAKKEPATQKAEPVVTAVNPASRAASEPLPRVYTPQGFYTPYNSPGAYGPYAFPGPYPAQSSFIPAQQWARQHGSPPTVPAPAPQYAYHHFVSQTQEPQVIAHEYPHYQYSYSPSSPQYSAPAYHLASAPAPQHTAPAPAPAPASAPSYHAPQNLYTPEAQPIAPPNLYTPDIQSNPPPKPASAPAKPKPTPVKAPTTTGGSYTPAHFEPKPEPAKPKPVPVGTKPEDIDQRSRYVWNCAIQPSQSDYRNENSLEPLPLDQRANPSNYAPQSSSMPTPFQQKYGNYYPAAGQDVSLHGRQMPQPIGLPLLADQPHYPQSQSMMISPHPQGHFRQPDELRALEPQDLISQPEQAVAPQPQGLISQSEQFRAPHPQPGQLLYPQPLGPMAQPDKFRYPQPQGPMMIQRNQLRYPQMQRTIPVWNPRNMRYQQYPAPQFRGYQQPLQYVPGMPLSPEFLSRPQMRSFDQMNYQSWPQFQRTPDMHPILRQNYAPESAQMMAEDSQRSAHAQTSNHRDQKPGEHKITQEFQGSAKGWNVDVSGKWGPAPHSTGRSAQPDSLPEQPIVSGLQVSYPIPADQYLTNKKSEMEDNFTSSLLRKVVKITDELHEQGHW; encoded by the exons ATGATACGAGACGAGTCCGGCCAAGTAAAAGAAGGAAATC AGCTCACTCGACTCCAACAAATCCGCAGAGGACCAAAAACAGGACCAACCCCAAGACGAACAACCCAAGAGCGCAGAGAAAAACGACTCAAAGGAACACACCTCAACCGAAGAGCCCAAACCCAAAACCCCGCTCCAGAGACTACAAAGGCTCCAGAGGCCGATGCGGCCAAAAAGGGCCACGAAGATGAAAAAGTAAAACCAGAACACGAGGCTGAAAAAGGCAACGCAACAACCACAGCCGCTCCAACCAAAGACTCTGCCAAGAAGGAACCCGCAACCCAAAAGGCTGAGCCGGTCGTCACCGCCGTAAACCCAGCCAGCCGCGCCGCTTCAGAGCCCTTACCGCGAGTGTACACACCCCAAGGGTTCTACACCCCCTACAACAGCCCCGGAGCTTACGGCCCTTACGCTTTTCCCGGCCCGTACCCCGCCCAGAGCTCTTTTATCCCGGCCCAGCAGTGGGCAAGACAGCACGGAAGCCCTCCAACCGTGCCCGCACCCGCCCCTCAGTACGCCTATCATCACTTCGTGTCCCAAACTCAAGAACCCCAGGTCATCGCTCACGAGTACCCTCACTACCAATACTCCTATTCTCCGTCCTCACCCCAATATTCTGCCCCCGCATATCATCTCGCATCTGCACCCGCCCCCCAACACACCGCCCCCGCGCCAGCTCCCGCCCCAGCTTCCGCACCATCCTACCATGCACCCCAAAATCTCTACACCCCTGAAGCACAGCCAATTGCACCTCCTAATCTCTACACCCCTGACATCCAGTCGAATCCACCCCCTAAGCCCGCCTCCGCCCCCGCTAAACCTAAACCCACCCCCGTAAAAGCCCCAACCACCACCGGAGGCTCCTATACCCCAGCACATTTTGAACCGAAGCCTGAACCTGCAAAGCCGAAACCTGTCCCTGTAGGAACGAAACCCGAAGACATCGACCAGAGATCCCGCTATGTATGGAACTGCGCCATCCAGCCAAGCCAGAGTGACTACCGCAATGAGAACAGCCTCGAGCCCCTCCCTTTGGACCAGAGAGCCAACCCTTCCAATTATGCTCCTCAATCATCATCGATGCCCACACCCTTCCAACAGAAGTACGGTAACTACTACCCTGCCGCAGGACAAGACGTCAGCCTCCACGGACGTCAGATGCCGCAACCCATCGGACTACCCTTGCTGGCCGACCAACCTCACTATCCTCAATCCCAAAGCATGATGATAAGCCCGCACCCTCAAGGACACTTCCGTCAGCCTGATGAACTTCGCGCCTTGGAGCCTCAAGACCTAATCAGTCAACCGGAACAAGCTGTTGCTCCGCAGCCCCAGGGATTGATCAGCCAATCAGAACAGTTCCGCGCCCCGCACCCTCAGCCAGGACAGCTTCTTTACCCGCAGCCTTTGGGACCAATGGCCCAGCCGGACAAATTCCGATACCCGCAACCCCAAGGACCTATGATGATCCAGCGCAACCAGCTCCGTTACCCGCAGATGCAGAGGACAATCCCGGTTTGGAACCCTCGCAACATGAGGTATCAGCAGTACCCCGCTCCTCAATTTCGCGGGTATCAGCAGCCCCTGCAGTATGTTCCTGGAATGCCTTTGTCACCGGAATTTCTCTCAAGACCCCAG ATGAGATCATTTGACCAGATGAACTACCAAAGCTGGCCTCAGTTTCAACGAACACCCGATATGCACCCTATCCTCAGGCAAAACTACGCGCCCGAATCCGCCCAAATGATGGCTGAAGACTCTCAGCGCAGTGCACATGCACAAACCTCCAACCACAGAGATCAGAAACCAGGTGAACACAAAATCACGCAAGAATTCCAAGGGTCAGCCAAGGGATGGAACGTGGACGTTTCAGGGAAATGGGGGCCCGCACCCCACTCGACGGGGCGCAGCGCTCAACCGGACAGCCTCCCTGAACAGCCAATTGTTTCAG